The following coding sequences lie in one Bacteroidota bacterium genomic window:
- the aroF gene encoding 3-deoxy-7-phosphoheptulonate synthase, with amino-acid sequence MILQIDNNTDQKTLQHIIGVLARNGFSTSEVRTQFNHYIVAIGKKEVDIRTIGQLDGVRDIHRVDDAYKLVSRKWRVHDTVIDLGQGVQIGRHNLSIVAGPCSIESEAQTLQTINHLKANGLRMMRGGVFKPRTSPYAFRGVGLSGLKQVSAMCREHGMLFVTEVMQVSQVAEMYDYVDVFQVGTRNAQNFSLLDELGKAGKPVMLKRGFSGTLEEMLQAAEYVFSAGNEKIILCERGIRTFETAYRNTLDLNAIPVLKEKSHLPVFVDPSHGVGVRQYVAQMALAAVMAGADGVLLEVHNCPERAMSDGQQTLDYSEASRLYTQLRATWELRKQFNGAY; translated from the coding sequence ATGATTCTTCAGATTGACAATAACACAGATCAGAAAACGCTTCAGCACATCATTGGGGTTTTGGCCCGTAATGGATTCAGCACCAGCGAGGTGCGCACCCAGTTTAACCATTACATTGTGGCCATTGGAAAGAAAGAAGTGGACATTCGCACCATTGGTCAGCTCGATGGTGTGCGCGACATCCACCGTGTGGATGATGCCTACAAGCTCGTTTCCCGCAAGTGGCGTGTGCATGACACAGTGATCGATCTCGGCCAGGGAGTGCAGATTGGTCGCCACAACCTGAGCATTGTGGCCGGTCCATGCAGCATCGAAAGCGAGGCACAGACACTTCAAACCATAAATCATTTGAAAGCCAACGGATTACGAATGATGCGCGGGGGCGTTTTCAAGCCCAGGACTTCGCCCTATGCATTCAGGGGAGTTGGACTGTCGGGCTTGAAACAGGTATCGGCCATGTGTCGGGAGCATGGGATGTTGTTCGTAACCGAGGTGATGCAGGTATCGCAGGTGGCCGAAATGTACGATTACGTGGATGTGTTTCAGGTAGGCACACGCAACGCGCAGAATTTCAGCCTTCTGGACGAGCTGGGAAAAGCCGGAAAGCCTGTAATGCTGAAACGGGGATTCTCGGGCACACTCGAAGAAATGCTTCAGGCGGCGGAATATGTGTTTTCGGCAGGCAACGAAAAGATTATCCTGTGCGAACGTGGCATCCGCACTTTCGAGACGGCATACCGCAACACGCTCGACCTCAATGCCATTCCAGTGCTTAAAGAAAAGAGTCACCTGCCCGTGTTCGTCGATCCTTCGCATGGGGTGGGTGTCAGGCAATATGTGGCACAGATGGCCCTGGCTGCCGTTATGGCAGGAGCCGACGGCGTATTGCTCGAAGTGCACAACTGCCCCGAAAGAGCCATGTCCGACGGGCAACAGACGCTCGATTATTCCGAAGCATCAAGGCTTTACACCCAACTCAGAGCTACCTGGGAACTTCGAAAACAATTTAATGGTGCTTACTAA
- a CDS encoding phosphoenolpyruvate carboxylase gives MKQLIENAGLDKIWKDYQQIMRLFERMLDHIGEKETAVMVREFRFSGPKGDLASEEKLVRATGMIFQLLNLVEENAAVQYRRRLQDELGREAIRGSWAETFRRWREQNVDTGHALQMLRQVEVRPVLTAHPTEAKRVTVLEIHRELYLLLVKLENSMWTKTEREEIENEIIALLERWWRTGDIYLEKPSVADERRNIMHYFTVIFPQAMQHTDQALRHAWQEAGYPAEALKDYRNYPRLQFGSWIGGDRDGHPLVTYEVTMETLLEHRQKAGLMLISQLENLAARLSISRLHNPVPDKLSRATEKLTNLLGTAASPMLERNPYEPFRQNVNLLLLRLKHTFISSEEKSFAYPHPEELLDDLQVLHEALCEMNAGNIADTYVLPIQRLVSTFGFHLARLDIRQNSAWHDKAFGQLLKASGFDDYDYSNWPEDKRLDFLQSELQLRRPFLYPGTPAGPEADELLRCYRTIAEHVEQYGSQGIGSFIVSMTRSLSDLLLPYLFMREAGLDPRQFMVVPLFETIEDLEAAPEILDRFLSHPLTQSNTGGQAWQEVMLGYSDSNKDGGILASRWNIYKAEQKLTQIADKHGVKLIFFHGTGGTISRGGGKYHRFLDSLPAGSLSGRIKITVQGETISQQFANLLNASYNLEMLLAGTARQLTRNPAHENYPEQSFELLASLSLQQYQRLIHDEAFVPFFSQATPIDVLEMSKIGSRPARRTGRRTIGDLRAIPWVFSWHQSRFNLTGWFGSGFALKTIRDNHPETWQVLQQYATAWPFLHYTLIHIETNLLNADEHIMRSYAELFDDQPARERILGLITSEMEDARNLINELLGGNMLSRRRSQLANVECRGPALSLLNHRQIALIKKWRELRSQQANEADRMLPLLLMLTNALSGGLKHTG, from the coding sequence ATGAAACAACTGATCGAAAATGCCGGCCTCGACAAGATCTGGAAAGACTACCAGCAGATAATGCGACTTTTCGAGCGCATGCTCGACCACATAGGCGAGAAGGAAACCGCTGTGATGGTGCGTGAATTCCGATTCTCAGGGCCAAAAGGCGACCTGGCTTCGGAGGAAAAGCTTGTCCGCGCCACAGGTATGATATTTCAACTGCTCAACCTGGTGGAAGAAAACGCCGCTGTGCAATACCGCCGCAGATTGCAGGACGAGCTGGGTCGCGAAGCCATCCGGGGAAGCTGGGCCGAGACATTTCGCCGCTGGCGCGAACAAAACGTGGATACCGGGCATGCCCTGCAGATGCTCAGACAGGTTGAAGTAAGGCCCGTGCTCACCGCCCACCCTACTGAAGCCAAGCGTGTTACCGTGCTCGAGATACACCGCGAGCTATACCTCCTGCTGGTAAAGCTCGAAAACTCCATGTGGACAAAAACAGAGCGCGAAGAAATTGAAAATGAGATTATTGCACTACTGGAACGCTGGTGGCGAACCGGCGACATCTATCTCGAAAAACCCAGCGTGGCCGATGAGCGTCGCAACATCATGCACTACTTTACGGTGATTTTTCCTCAGGCCATGCAGCATACCGACCAGGCCCTCCGGCATGCCTGGCAGGAAGCAGGTTACCCGGCAGAAGCGCTCAAAGACTACCGCAACTATCCCCGATTGCAATTCGGAAGCTGGATCGGAGGCGACCGCGACGGCCATCCCCTTGTCACCTATGAGGTGACAATGGAAACCTTGCTCGAACACCGGCAAAAAGCGGGGTTGATGTTAATCAGTCAGCTGGAAAATCTGGCCGCCAGACTAAGCATCTCCAGACTTCACAATCCGGTTCCTGACAAGCTGAGCCGGGCCACCGAAAAGCTGACAAACCTGCTGGGGACAGCGGCTTCACCAATGCTCGAGCGCAACCCCTATGAGCCTTTCAGGCAAAATGTAAATCTGTTGTTGCTCAGGCTGAAGCATACCTTTATTTCAAGCGAAGAAAAAAGTTTTGCTTACCCCCATCCGGAGGAACTACTCGACGACCTGCAGGTGCTTCACGAAGCTTTGTGCGAAATGAATGCAGGCAACATTGCCGATACTTATGTGCTGCCGATACAGCGCCTGGTGAGCACCTTCGGTTTCCACCTTGCCAGGCTCGACATCCGGCAAAACAGTGCATGGCACGACAAAGCCTTCGGTCAGCTGCTGAAAGCTTCAGGTTTTGATGATTACGATTACAGCAACTGGCCGGAGGACAAACGCCTCGATTTTCTGCAAAGCGAACTGCAGCTCAGGCGTCCTTTCCTTTATCCCGGAACTCCTGCCGGGCCGGAAGCCGACGAACTGCTGCGCTGCTATCGCACCATTGCTGAACATGTTGAACAATATGGCAGCCAGGGTATTGGCAGCTTTATTGTGAGCATGACGCGCAGCCTCAGCGATTTGCTTCTGCCTTACCTTTTCATGCGTGAAGCCGGACTGGATCCCCGGCAGTTTATGGTTGTCCCCTTGTTCGAAACCATTGAAGACCTCGAAGCCGCCCCTGAAATACTCGACAGGTTCCTGTCGCATCCGCTGACGCAAAGCAATACCGGTGGTCAGGCCTGGCAGGAAGTGATGCTGGGTTATTCGGACAGCAACAAAGACGGAGGCATACTGGCCAGCAGATGGAACATCTACAAAGCCGAGCAGAAGCTAACCCAAATTGCTGACAAACATGGAGTTAAACTTATTTTCTTTCACGGCACAGGCGGAACCATCAGCCGTGGAGGAGGCAAGTACCACCGTTTTCTCGATAGCCTTCCTGCCGGCAGCCTGAGCGGTCGCATCAAGATCACTGTGCAAGGCGAAACCATCTCGCAGCAGTTTGCCAACCTGCTCAATGCCAGCTACAACCTCGAGATGCTTCTGGCAGGAACCGCCCGGCAGCTCACCCGCAATCCGGCGCATGAAAACTATCCTGAGCAATCTTTTGAACTTCTTGCCAGCCTTAGTCTGCAGCAATATCAGCGACTCATACACGACGAGGCGTTCGTGCCATTTTTCAGTCAGGCTACGCCCATTGATGTGCTCGAGATGAGCAAGATAGGCTCCCGGCCTGCTCGCCGTACCGGAAGAAGAACCATAGGTGACCTGCGGGCCATCCCCTGGGTTTTCAGCTGGCACCAGTCGCGCTTCAACCTCACCGGTTGGTTTGGATCGGGATTTGCCCTGAAAACCATTCGCGACAACCATCCCGAAACCTGGCAGGTGCTTCAGCAATATGCCACTGCATGGCCATTCCTGCACTACACCCTGATCCACATCGAAACCAATCTGCTCAATGCCGATGAGCATATCATGCGCAGCTATGCTGAGCTCTTCGACGACCAGCCGGCGCGCGAACGCATTCTGGGTTTGATTACCAGCGAAATGGAAGATGCCCGCAATCTGATCAACGAATTGCTCGGCGGCAATATGCTCAGCCGCAGGCGAAGCCAATTGGCCAATGTGGAGTGTCGAGGTCCGGCGCTGAGTCTGCTCAACCACCGTCAGATAGCTTTAATCAAAAAGTGGCGGGAGCTTAGGTCGCAACAGGCTAATGAGGCCGACAGGATGCTTCCCCTGCTGCTGATGCTCACCAACGCCTTATCGGGTGGGCTGAAACATACTGGCTGA
- a CDS encoding tryptophan synthase subunit alpha, translated as MHPLDKLFNTRQKEILNIYFTAGYPNPESTGDILRLLEQHGADIVEVGLPFSDPLADGPVIQHSSMVALQQGITIDKILEQLSQVNISIPIVLMGYLNPVLQYGFERFLRNAARAGASAVILPDLPAEVFRAKYQAMYETYGLYPVFLVSPQTSDERIRMLDSLSRGFLYAVSTSSTTGKDKQFGDFEAAWFRRLNGLKLNNPVLAGFGISDNRSLRFVFDHLPGAVVGSALIRHLDASKSDYGIPSFMKHLLNPES; from the coding sequence ATGCATCCGTTAGATAAACTATTCAATACCAGGCAGAAAGAGATTCTGAACATCTATTTCACCGCCGGCTATCCCAATCCGGAATCCACCGGCGACATCCTGCGTTTGCTGGAGCAACACGGGGCCGACATTGTCGAAGTCGGGCTGCCATTCAGCGATCCGCTGGCCGATGGCCCTGTGATTCAGCACAGCAGCATGGTGGCCCTGCAACAGGGAATTACCATCGACAAAATACTTGAACAGCTCAGCCAGGTGAATATTTCCATTCCCATAGTGCTCATGGGATACCTCAACCCTGTGCTGCAATATGGTTTCGAACGTTTTCTCCGCAACGCGGCCCGGGCCGGGGCATCTGCTGTTATTCTTCCCGACCTGCCTGCTGAGGTGTTTCGTGCCAAATACCAGGCCATGTATGAAACCTACGGCCTTTATCCGGTTTTTCTGGTGAGTCCGCAAACAAGCGACGAGCGCATCCGCATGCTCGACAGCCTGAGCCGGGGTTTTCTCTACGCCGTTTCAACCTCTTCAACCACTGGCAAAGACAAACAGTTTGGTGATTTCGAAGCAGCCTGGTTTCGGCGGTTGAACGGTTTGAAACTCAACAATCCCGTATTGGCCGGCTTTGGAATATCCGACAACCGTTCGCTCCGCTTTGTGTTTGATCACCTGCCGGGAGCGGTAGTAGGCAGCGCGCTGATCAGGCATCTCGACGCCAGCAAAAGCGACTACGGCATTCCATCTTTTATGAAACATTTGCTAAATCCTGAGTCATGA